The Verrucomicrobiia bacterium DNA window TGTCGACTTTTCTTCCGTGATACCAATGACCGTAAAGGTAGCTGTGCCAATGGTCACCTGCTGATTAAGTGCGGTTCCCTGGTCAAACAGCTGTTCTGCCACACCCTTGGAGAGCAGGGCAACGCCCCGGTCATCAGCAGCAAACATACGGCCTTCTTTTACCGTCAAAATATCAACGGTTTCCAGGAAATTGGCATCTGTGCCGGCAATGGTTGGGGCGGCAGCCTTTTCTCCCACTTTTACCGAACCAGGAATAAGGCCGAGCGGGGCCACCGATGCCACGCCTTCCAACTTACGGATCCCCTCAACGTCGGCGCGGGTCAACACATCGCCAGAGATAAACGCAGCCGGGTTGGCCTGCTGGCCGCCACTCGTATCAATCTTGCCGGCTGTCACGGCTACAATATTGGTCCCCAAACCATCCACCAGGGAGGCGACATCGTTTTTCAGCCCTTGGCCCATGGCTACCAGGGTTGTCACGGAAGTAACACCAATAACCACACCTAGCATGGTGAGGAGGCTGCGGACCTTATTACCCCAAATGGAAGCAAAGGCACTGCGGATGTTATCAAGCATGGTCCCCCTTAACGACACCGTCCAATATATTGATAATCCTGTCGCACCGCTTTGCCACCCGCTGGTCATGAGTAACAATGAGCAC harbors:
- a CDS encoding ABC transporter permease — translated: MLDNIRSAFASIWGNKVRSLLTMLGVVIGVTSVTTLVAMGQGLKNDVASLVDGLGTNIVAVTAGKIDTSGGQQANPAAFISGDVLTRADVEGIRKLEGVASVAPLGLIPGSVKVGEKAAAPTIAGTDANFLETVDILTVKEGRMFAADDRGVALLSKGVAEQLFDQGTALNQQVTIGTATFTVIGITEEKST